A single window of Buchnera aphidicola (Cinara cuneomaculata) DNA harbors:
- the bamA gene encoding outer membrane protein assembly factor BamA → MLLKKIFFVCCLCFSMSVSAANIKHIKRISIRGIQNISANNILRTVQCNLVKDNTSINVSKTLSCLLKTNHFIHINTCKLNDTLVFSAQEHPIIRNISISGINDKQCKYYTALLRKFNIKKNRFFYIFNFKKFCWYLKKSYELNGYFNVYCTLKIIRYSNNTVQLKIMLHNGPELCISKIMVHDNKIFSKRKLLQNLPQYQDSLLWNFFEYHKYDSMSFKKSLHALYDFYTHNGYLDFKINKIKKCYSTNKKDINVKININEGSQYHIKKIFINTCDNLCVGVSVNDIKKNLLNMPYCTAVISQAKKDFKNLFLKKGLLNTRVLLHTELDKKNHVVFLYVVIDSKKQFFIKNIFFSGNYDIEHKFLNKFMYKHKNDFFDINLIKQACDSMFNTDLFNDLNVYATNKIYDNKVDVYFSFKENDNTRNINISTNYQKGRGLLLQLLLIEKNLFNTGNQLYVKMLRNVYDTRLKIHLLRPLSVFKNFFFKSHAFVNCIHEKYAVHNNYINKLFGCSTSIYTPTIKHKKFSILCGYEKVQIFCISPHVAALKYLASLPKDFFLNSQINNFRVNDFFIKYKFDFNNIRTKDFYKIGTHIKFIGKLMLPYSDNFYHKILFKINQYFPLENMYDLMVHNFLEFGSGLTLSKNAFPFYENYQFNKKTRKSGFRDNSIGPVAIYYKNSIQTVSDSKKHVVSKFYSSADSIGGNMMIHANSELLFPEVRILKKIFQLFQAGVFLDAVNIWDTNWKNNVALYSIKNAITNIKPDDIHLSAGTFIRLSSIFGPVTFTYAFPLYPYHLPRHCLNRFSSNFV, encoded by the coding sequence ATGTTATTAAAAAAAATTTTTTTTGTATGTTGTTTATGTTTTTCTATGTCTGTTTCCGCTGCAAATATAAAACATATTAAACGTATTTCGATACGTGGAATTCAAAATATATCTGCAAATAATATATTACGAACTGTACAATGTAATTTAGTAAAAGATAATACATCTATTAATGTTTCTAAGACGCTATCCTGTTTGTTAAAAACTAATCATTTTATTCACATTAATACCTGTAAATTAAATGATACTTTAGTATTTTCAGCACAAGAACATCCTATTATTAGAAATATTAGTATATCCGGAATTAATGATAAACAATGTAAATATTATACTGCATTATTGAGAAAATTTAATATTAAAAAAAATAGATTTTTTTATATATTTAATTTTAAGAAGTTTTGTTGGTATTTAAAGAAATCATATGAACTAAATGGATATTTTAATGTTTATTGTACTCTAAAAATTATACGCTATTCTAATAATACGGTTCAATTAAAAATCATGTTACATAATGGACCAGAATTATGTATATCAAAAATCATGGTTCATGATAATAAAATTTTTTCTAAAAGAAAATTATTACAAAATTTACCTCAATATCAGGATAGTTTATTGTGGAATTTTTTTGAATATCATAAATATGATAGTATGAGTTTTAAAAAATCTTTACATGCTTTATATGATTTTTATACGCATAACGGATATTTAGATTTTAAAATTAATAAAATAAAAAAATGTTACTCAACAAATAAGAAAGATATTAATGTTAAAATTAACATTAACGAGGGATCACAATATCATATTAAAAAAATTTTTATAAATACATGTGATAATTTATGTGTAGGAGTATCGGTCAATGATATAAAAAAAAATTTATTAAATATGCCTTATTGTACGGCCGTGATAAGTCAAGCCAAAAAAGATTTTAAAAACTTATTTTTAAAAAAAGGTTTATTGAATACTCGTGTTTTATTGCATACAGAATTAGATAAAAAAAATCATGTAGTATTTTTATATGTTGTAATAGATTCAAAAAAACAATTTTTTATTAAAAATATATTTTTTTCTGGAAATTATGATATAGAACATAAATTTTTAAATAAATTTATGTATAAACATAAAAATGATTTTTTTGATATTAATCTAATTAAGCAAGCTTGTGATAGTATGTTTAATACTGATTTATTTAATGATTTAAATGTGTACGCAACAAATAAAATATATGATAATAAAGTTGATGTTTATTTTTCTTTTAAAGAAAATGATAATACTAGAAATATAAATATATCAACTAATTATCAAAAAGGTAGAGGTCTTTTACTACAGTTATTATTAATAGAAAAAAATCTTTTTAATACCGGAAATCAATTATATGTTAAAATGTTACGAAATGTTTACGATACTCGTTTAAAAATTCATTTATTAAGGCCTTTGAGTGTGTTTAAAAATTTTTTTTTTAAATCACACGCTTTTGTTAATTGTATTCATGAAAAGTATGCTGTTCATAATAATTATATTAATAAATTATTTGGATGCAGTACTTCAATATATACACCGACAATAAAACACAAAAAATTTTCTATATTATGCGGATATGAAAAAGTACAAATTTTTTGTATATCTCCTCATGTTGCGGCGCTAAAATATTTAGCATCCCTTCCAAAAGATTTTTTTTTAAATTCACAAATAAATAATTTTCGTGTAAATGATTTTTTTATTAAATATAAATTCGATTTTAATAATATACGGACAAAAGATTTTTATAAAATAGGAACACATATAAAATTTATAGGTAAACTAATGTTACCTTATTCTGATAATTTTTATCATAAAATATTATTTAAAATAAATCAATATTTTCCTTTAGAAAATATGTATGATCTTATGGTACATAATTTTTTAGAATTTGGATCCGGATTAACGTTAAGTAAGAATGCTTTTCCGTTTTATGAGAATTATCAGTTTAATAAAAAAACAAGAAAAAGTGGTTTTCGAGATAATTCTATTGGTCCGGTAGCTATATACTATAAAAATAGTATTCAGACTGTTAGTGATTCAAAAAAACATGTTGTATCAAAATTTTATTCTTCCGCGGATTCTATAGGTGGAAATATGATGATACATGCTAATTCAGAATTATTATTTCCAGAAGTTAGAATCTTAAAAAAAATTTTTCAGTTATTTCAAGCAGGTGTATTTTTAGATGCCGTAAATATTTGGGATACTAATTGGAAAAATAATGTTGCATTATATTCTATAAAAAATGCTATAACTAATATAAAGCCTGATGATATACATTTATCTGCTGGTACTTTTATCCGTTTAAGTTCTATATTTGGTCCCGTTACTTTTACATATGCATTTCCGTTATATCCATATCATTTACCACGTCATTGTTTAAATAGATTTAGTTCTAATTTTGTATAA
- the fabZ gene encoding 3-hydroxyacyl-ACP dehydratase FabZ encodes MNNIIDDQYTFSLKDILRILPHRFPFLLIDKILDFKKNIYIRALKNITVNDFFFCGHFPKKFIFPGVLIIESIAQSCGILLFYYKKNNCIKKKICCLTGIYNTRFIHPVYPGDQMIIKTCFKKQLGGIYLFKGIVTVKKLIVCQSTLSLSFL; translated from the coding sequence ATGAACAATATCATAGATGATCAATATACTTTTAGTTTAAAAGATATTTTACGAATTTTGCCACATCGATTTCCTTTTTTACTAATTGATAAAATATTAGATTTTAAAAAAAATATATATATACGCGCCTTAAAAAATATCACTGTAAATGATTTTTTTTTTTGTGGTCATTTTCCAAAAAAATTTATTTTTCCAGGTGTATTGATTATAGAATCCATCGCTCAATCGTGTGGTATATTACTTTTTTATTATAAAAAAAATAATTGTATTAAAAAAAAAATTTGCTGTTTAACCGGTATATATAATACACGGTTTATTCATCCAGTATATCCTGGCGATCAAATGATCATAAAAACATGTTTTAAAAAACAATTAGGTGGTATTTATTTATTTAAAGGTATAGTAACAGTAAAAAAATTGATTGTATGTCAGTCTACTCTTTCATTATCATTTTTATGA